From Paenibacillus graminis, a single genomic window includes:
- a CDS encoding SDR family NAD(P)-dependent oxidoreductase, producing the protein MSHHNSDQKYTGLEIAVIGLDCKFPQAADAGQFWNNLKYGVEGIQFFSDEEMIQSGIDSALCNDPNYVKARGILEDIEYFDASFFDYTPHEATVLDPQVRVFHECVMNALDNAGYNPDTYKGQIGLYAGSTENANWQLRQLLAGEHPTFNMSFREYLCTSISYKLRLRGPSVTVLSACSTSLVAVHLASQALLNGECNIALAGGVHLSLPSKKGYYYVDDLIYSADGHCRTFDSASQGTVISDGAGVVVLKTLQDAIQDRDHIYAVIKGSAVNNDGNQKAGFSAPSINGQREVIEAALQMAEVEAESITMVEAHGTGTKIGDSIEIEALKRAYSTNHKAYCAIGSVKSNIGHLNEAAGIAGLIKTVLSIEHRQIPPTINFNNPNPKIEFEDTPFYVNNALADWTTQGTALRAAVSSFGIGGTNAHIILEEPPSLEQKSEEKAPRLFVFSAKTPTAVQEQIRRFKEHLRSSPHLSLSDAAYTLQAGRGARPNRAFIVADSHQELASKIEEKTFAIRSVDKSQSAVLYVLPDMDGDVQAVQQAISLYESHLAFRQAADTAMGKLGSYSGIDFRTLFLRGEKNQLQREAIHFLFGYAVVSIMLQVNKKPLGLLGIKRGSLVAAAVAEAVALQHSFTAFMDRERTAITDHPIYNPRVPMYSAASGGKMLWGQLKEAEFWSNAWNASFSLTPGIVNLVNTPKTLVAYIGTEVNELMTAMDEPHTKLISFISSVDSDSGNRGFLEWIGRLWSAGLGIRWDALEQAGHKGRIPLPGYPFERNRYFLDEDPVLLGASLLQQVKGQTGHQKSAADCCYTPTWKKAALSGVRSRKGSKPSALIVHDVALEERTIEMCNRYFDHPVFVAKACKPVSVGGTTIQLENSSKSAYCEMFQAYQKQTKALPKNILYFALSGHGMDAWDHRQGDLLLQETYYGLLPLVQAIDECNANGRLQLGVVTNHLFDVLGNEELNPWNATLLGLVRGIPLEFPNLQCQLIEIADQEQLRLPTVADILFREAESSQDEIVAIRGNSKWIPMYEPLAPGPDTLPVLSDRGVYLITGGSGGIGMELAEYLSRHCHARLVLMVRSAFPAKSQWASWLREHAGNDLISGKIRRIQAMEQRGAEVYVYQSDVSDFNHLAHTIQQVEQKMGQIQGVIHAAGLPGGGFIQQQSKETADPVILTKALGCIHLNQILQDHPLDFFVVCSSISTLFPIIGQSDYNAANAFVDAYAEYWNRLGKHRITSIKWDVWKNVGMAVNAGMAPAPRKELGHPLFDSCLRVNDKEIFHSKLSLRKHWVLQDHRTEEYGVLSGTAVLEMVREAVESSRQKKPFLLHNVQFHTPILVYAEEEKEIVLILTRNNEFTVYGRLPQKLSWVPHVTGRMGSVEPQGNTVDLEQLKNRCIRQNVMYTEADNHKHAGHLIFGKRWRNIRQVMAGSNEGLAIIELPEEYQSDLKDYHLHPGLLDSATSFLLGFINQTSLYIPLSYESLAVYGELTSRVYSYSKYLGSSLAQEELASFDIQIMDEQGNVLMDIRNYTMVAVSDVLANRISTNHGKPQQAAIDIDHLLDPFPAGNAAASTGILPEEGQEIFGRALAAEAATIIVSAAPLETRLRGDKSTDQLHKHGQEPVTRKPQGKRPELPVDYVPAQTDIEKKLCVIYENHLGFQPVGIEDDFFELGGDSLKAIHVIASIRKQFDCSLTLTDFFLNKTIKSVALFILNASRANERQIAPVNPKSHYPTSLAQKRIFFLQGLMPDTVGYNESTSVLLEGNLSAGKIEEIFAAIIGRHESLRTSFRVEDGEIVQIIHPHVDFKLIVTAVNEGGLEQAVDRFIQPFDLAQAPLIRVGLLQAGEQRHLLVVDMHHIISDGTSMNLLVKDFADLYMGKILPPLAIQYKDYAGWEQEFITSQAYQAKKAYWLEKLAGPLPVLTLPADYPRPVSLSFQGDRITLELGRPSSERIKKFSQEQQVTWFMTMLAAYYALLARLSGESDILIGIPQAGRNHEDVQEMVGMFVNSLVLRNQPERDKPFLAFLQEVRASLLEALENQDFQIEMIMDQLNYKRDPGRTFLYDTIFNYQSMKNQTETEVSYLRDMKLSPYPMISKTTKADLNIHLYEVPSGIFLECFYRTDLFKRETVQYIFEEYRRLIEAIPEQAGMTIGELPVFRQKDIPRAGGSVSPPVRFQAFQYNDPSDHLVQRFEKQAAAYPDHPAVKYREESLNYRQLNEQANRIARRIWELKGQESVEQPVALLFGNTIEMVAALAGAIKAGIPFVPLDRSAPVQRLTHMLNDAQATLILTDSENESAARELAERANTKVTIVNTAEGLSGISAENPSIYPEGDQTAFILYTSGSSGLPKGVVQSYRNITYYIAQFTHSLAVNHQDRIALLTTYSHAIGILDIWASLLNGATLHLCDLKLDASIQRFSSWLNSEGITIYHSVPSVFRFLMKNLPEDVKLPSLRMILLGGEVVTRADFELYKKNCAEHCLFVNFLGCSELMVISFYMLDKESEVNHAKLPAGYAVHGIDVRIVNDNGREAGIFEIGQLVYLSEYLSPGYWKQAGATERGGASAPDTGARLYRSGDYGRLLPNGCLEYHGRNDTQLKIRGYRVDLNEIESTLDHIPFIQQSIVTAIMDQEGEQAIAAYYVLKEPAAEKEIIRVLREQLPAYLIPRYWIELKSFPMIGPNKVDRNALPALDAIQSEGLRDEYVPPRNEMENMLARLWGEVLGVQHIGADDGFFDIGGHSLLLMQVQNNLEKELKITIEMADLFKYPTISSLAAFLKDNHSHNDYLNHSKQRGELRRSLMGNRRKGELNNE; encoded by the coding sequence ATGAGTCATCATAACAGTGATCAAAAGTATACTGGTTTGGAAATTGCCGTCATCGGCCTGGATTGTAAATTCCCGCAAGCCGCTGACGCCGGGCAATTTTGGAATAACCTCAAGTATGGAGTCGAAGGGATTCAGTTTTTTTCCGATGAGGAAATGATTCAATCCGGCATCGATTCAGCTCTGTGCAATGACCCGAATTATGTGAAGGCAAGAGGCATTCTGGAAGACATTGAATATTTTGATGCGTCCTTTTTTGATTATACGCCGCATGAAGCGACGGTACTGGACCCTCAAGTCAGAGTTTTTCATGAATGTGTGATGAACGCATTAGACAACGCCGGGTATAATCCCGATACATACAAGGGGCAAATCGGGCTGTACGCGGGCAGCACCGAAAATGCCAACTGGCAGCTCCGGCAGCTTCTGGCCGGCGAGCACCCTACGTTTAACATGAGCTTCCGTGAATATTTATGTACGTCGATCTCCTATAAATTAAGGCTGAGGGGGCCAAGCGTTACCGTTCTGTCAGCATGCTCCACTTCGCTGGTTGCTGTCCATCTTGCGAGCCAGGCCTTGCTGAACGGTGAATGCAACATCGCGTTGGCGGGCGGTGTGCACCTTTCTCTCCCTTCTAAGAAGGGGTATTACTACGTCGATGATCTGATCTATTCAGCGGATGGCCATTGCCGCACGTTTGATTCCGCTTCACAGGGAACGGTGATCAGCGATGGAGCTGGGGTCGTCGTCCTGAAAACCTTGCAGGATGCCATTCAGGACCGCGATCATATTTACGCCGTGATTAAAGGGTCGGCCGTCAATAACGACGGCAACCAAAAAGCGGGGTTCTCCGCACCCAGCATTAACGGACAAAGAGAAGTGATCGAAGCGGCACTCCAAATGGCCGAGGTGGAGGCGGAATCGATTACTATGGTGGAAGCCCACGGTACGGGTACGAAGATTGGGGATTCCATCGAGATCGAAGCGCTGAAACGGGCGTATAGTACGAACCACAAAGCGTATTGCGCAATCGGCTCTGTAAAGTCGAATATCGGCCATCTGAACGAAGCAGCCGGAATTGCAGGCTTGATCAAAACGGTTCTGTCGATTGAGCACCGGCAGATTCCTCCCACGATTAACTTCAACAACCCGAATCCCAAAATTGAATTTGAGGATACCCCCTTTTATGTGAATAATGCGCTGGCCGATTGGACAACCCAAGGCACTGCGCTCCGGGCCGCCGTAAGTTCTTTTGGCATCGGCGGGACCAATGCCCATATCATTCTTGAAGAACCTCCGTCATTGGAACAAAAATCTGAGGAGAAGGCTCCCCGGTTGTTTGTATTCTCTGCCAAGACTCCAACTGCCGTGCAGGAACAAATCAGGCGCTTCAAGGAGCACTTGAGAAGTAGTCCCCATCTGAGTCTGTCCGATGCTGCCTATACGCTGCAAGCCGGGAGAGGGGCCCGGCCAAACCGTGCCTTTATTGTTGCGGACAGTCATCAGGAACTGGCAAGCAAGATTGAGGAAAAGACATTTGCCATCCGGTCAGTGGACAAAAGCCAATCTGCTGTTCTTTACGTCCTGCCGGATATGGATGGTGATGTCCAAGCCGTTCAACAGGCAATCTCCTTATATGAGAGCCATCTGGCATTTCGTCAGGCGGCAGACACGGCCATGGGTAAACTGGGATCTTACAGCGGAATAGACTTCCGTACACTGTTCCTCCGGGGTGAAAAGAATCAGCTGCAGCGTGAGGCTATTCATTTTCTCTTCGGCTATGCTGTGGTAAGCATCATGCTTCAAGTTAACAAAAAACCTTTGGGGCTGCTTGGCATCAAGCGGGGCAGCCTTGTAGCTGCTGCTGTGGCAGAAGCTGTAGCACTTCAACACTCATTTACTGCATTCATGGACAGAGAGCGCACAGCCATCACAGATCATCCAATCTATAACCCCCGTGTCCCGATGTATTCGGCTGCAAGTGGCGGCAAAATGTTGTGGGGACAATTGAAAGAAGCGGAGTTCTGGAGTAATGCCTGGAACGCTTCTTTTTCTTTAACGCCAGGGATTGTGAACCTCGTGAACACCCCCAAGACCCTTGTTGCATATATAGGAACGGAAGTAAACGAGCTAATGACAGCAATGGATGAACCCCACACAAAGCTGATTTCATTCATTTCAAGTGTGGACAGTGATAGTGGAAACCGGGGCTTTCTGGAGTGGATAGGGAGACTATGGAGCGCAGGGCTGGGCATTCGCTGGGATGCGCTTGAGCAGGCAGGGCATAAGGGACGTATTCCGCTGCCCGGCTATCCGTTTGAGCGAAACCGCTATTTCCTTGATGAAGACCCGGTACTACTGGGAGCATCCTTGCTTCAGCAGGTAAAAGGACAGACAGGGCATCAGAAGTCTGCAGCAGATTGCTGCTATACTCCTACCTGGAAGAAAGCAGCGCTTTCCGGCGTGAGAAGCAGGAAGGGGAGCAAGCCCTCAGCGTTAATTGTTCACGATGTCGCATTGGAAGAGCGCACAATTGAAATGTGCAACCGTTACTTTGACCATCCGGTATTTGTGGCAAAAGCTTGTAAGCCCGTTTCGGTTGGCGGCACCACAATCCAACTGGAGAATAGCAGCAAAAGCGCCTACTGCGAAATGTTTCAGGCGTATCAAAAGCAAACCAAGGCGTTGCCCAAGAATATCCTCTATTTTGCGCTAAGCGGGCATGGCATGGATGCATGGGATCACAGACAAGGAGATCTTTTGCTGCAGGAAACTTATTATGGGTTATTGCCTCTCGTTCAGGCTATAGATGAGTGCAATGCAAACGGGAGGCTTCAACTGGGCGTGGTCACGAATCATCTCTTTGATGTGCTGGGCAATGAAGAACTAAACCCATGGAATGCGACCCTTCTGGGATTGGTTCGCGGAATTCCCCTAGAGTTTCCGAACCTGCAGTGCCAGCTCATCGAGATTGCGGATCAAGAACAGCTCCGCCTGCCCACAGTCGCCGATATTCTTTTCCGGGAAGCGGAGAGCAGCCAAGACGAGATTGTTGCTATACGGGGAAACTCCAAATGGATTCCCATGTATGAACCCCTTGCCCCGGGCCCGGACACCCTGCCTGTGCTTTCTGATCGAGGGGTATATTTGATTACAGGGGGAAGCGGCGGCATCGGAATGGAACTGGCCGAATATCTGTCCCGCCACTGCCATGCCCGCCTCGTCCTCATGGTCCGTTCAGCGTTTCCGGCGAAAAGCCAGTGGGCAAGCTGGCTTCGCGAACATGCCGGAAATGATCTTATCTCGGGAAAAATCAGAAGAATCCAAGCCATGGAACAAAGGGGAGCAGAGGTATACGTATATCAGTCAGATGTCTCTGACTTCAACCATCTTGCACACACCATTCAGCAAGTCGAGCAGAAAATGGGGCAGATCCAAGGCGTCATCCATGCTGCAGGGCTTCCTGGAGGCGGTTTTATTCAGCAGCAGAGCAAAGAGACAGCGGACCCGGTCATCTTGACCAAAGCGCTGGGATGCATTCATTTGAATCAAATCCTTCAGGATCATCCTTTGGATTTCTTTGTGGTGTGCTCTTCGATCAGTACACTGTTTCCCATTATCGGGCAGTCCGATTATAACGCGGCCAATGCATTTGTTGATGCATACGCAGAATATTGGAACCGCCTTGGAAAGCACCGGATAACCAGCATCAAATGGGATGTGTGGAAAAATGTCGGGATGGCGGTTAATGCAGGGATGGCTCCAGCTCCCCGAAAGGAACTTGGCCATCCGTTATTCGACTCCTGCCTTCGAGTAAATGATAAGGAGATCTTTCATTCGAAGCTGAGCCTGCGTAAGCATTGGGTACTGCAGGATCATCGCACGGAGGAATATGGCGTATTATCAGGAACTGCTGTACTGGAAATGGTTCGGGAAGCTGTAGAAAGCAGCAGGCAGAAGAAGCCATTCCTTCTCCACAATGTGCAGTTCCACACGCCCATCTTGGTTTACGCAGAAGAAGAGAAGGAAATCGTGCTTATACTCACCAGGAACAATGAGTTTACAGTGTATGGCCGTCTTCCGCAAAAACTTTCATGGGTGCCGCATGTTACGGGGAGGATGGGTTCCGTAGAGCCGCAGGGCAACACCGTGGATCTTGAACAGTTGAAGAACCGCTGCATCCGGCAGAACGTCATGTATACAGAAGCTGATAATCACAAGCATGCGGGCCATCTGATCTTTGGAAAAAGATGGCGGAATATCCGCCAAGTCATGGCCGGAAGCAATGAAGGCCTGGCCATCATCGAGCTTCCGGAGGAATATCAAAGTGATCTGAAAGACTATCATCTCCATCCCGGATTGCTGGATTCTGCAACAAGCTTTTTACTTGGCTTCATTAACCAAACAAGTCTGTATATTCCTTTGTCCTATGAATCTCTCGCGGTCTATGGGGAGTTGACGAGCCGGGTGTACAGCTACAGCAAGTATCTTGGCAGCTCCTTGGCTCAAGAGGAGCTGGCCAGCTTTGATATTCAGATCATGGATGAACAAGGCAACGTTCTTATGGATATCAGGAATTACACCATGGTAGCCGTATCCGATGTGCTGGCCAACCGGATCAGTACCAATCACGGGAAGCCGCAACAGGCTGCCATCGATATAGATCATTTGCTGGACCCGTTCCCGGCCGGGAATGCAGCCGCCTCAACAGGCATCCTGCCGGAGGAAGGGCAGGAAATATTCGGCAGGGCACTTGCGGCGGAAGCTGCCACGATCATCGTCTCCGCGGCACCACTGGAAACACGGCTCCGCGGGGATAAGAGTACCGATCAGCTGCACAAGCACGGACAAGAGCCGGTGACCCGAAAGCCGCAGGGGAAACGGCCCGAGTTGCCGGTGGATTATGTTCCTGCCCAAACGGATATCGAGAAGAAATTGTGTGTGATCTATGAAAATCATCTTGGGTTTCAGCCGGTCGGTATCGAGGATGACTTTTTTGAATTGGGCGGAGATTCGCTCAAAGCCATTCATGTAATCGCCAGTATTAGAAAGCAATTTGACTGCAGCCTGACCCTGACAGACTTTTTTCTGAACAAAACGATTAAGAGTGTTGCCCTATTCATTCTGAATGCCAGCCGTGCTAATGAACGGCAGATTGCTCCAGTGAACCCCAAAAGCCACTATCCCACCTCATTGGCGCAAAAACGGATCTTTTTCTTGCAGGGACTTATGCCAGATACGGTGGGATACAATGAATCCACTTCCGTCTTGCTGGAAGGGAATTTGAGTGCCGGAAAGATCGAGGAGATCTTCGCCGCCATCATCGGGCGCCATGAAAGTTTGCGGACTTCCTTTCGGGTTGAAGATGGCGAGATCGTTCAAATCATCCACCCTCATGTTGACTTTAAGCTGATCGTGACGGCGGTGAATGAGGGGGGGCTTGAACAAGCCGTAGACAGGTTTATTCAGCCGTTTGACCTTGCCCAGGCACCGCTTATCCGCGTCGGCTTGCTCCAAGCCGGGGAGCAGCGTCATCTCCTGGTCGTCGATATGCATCATATTATTTCAGACGGCACGTCGATGAATCTGCTGGTCAAGGATTTTGCTGATCTGTACATGGGGAAGATCCTGCCGCCATTAGCCATTCAGTATAAGGATTATGCCGGGTGGGAGCAAGAATTCATTACTTCCCAAGCCTATCAAGCGAAAAAGGCCTACTGGCTGGAGAAGCTGGCGGGGCCGCTGCCCGTCTTGACTCTGCCGGCAGACTATCCGCGTCCGGTTTCACTGAGCTTTCAAGGCGACCGGATCACGTTGGAGCTTGGCCGCCCGTCAAGTGAACGCATCAAAAAGTTTTCCCAAGAGCAGCAGGTTACCTGGTTTATGACCATGCTGGCTGCGTATTATGCATTGCTCGCACGGCTCAGTGGAGAATCTGATATTTTGATAGGCATTCCACAGGCCGGGCGCAATCACGAAGATGTACAAGAAATGGTAGGCATGTTTGTCAATTCGCTGGTGCTGCGGAATCAGCCGGAGAGAGATAAGCCCTTCCTCGCCTTTTTACAGGAAGTAAGGGCAAGCCTGCTGGAAGCTTTGGAAAATCAGGATTTTCAGATTGAAATGATTATGGACCAGCTTAACTATAAACGGGACCCGGGCCGGACCTTTCTCTATGACACGATTTTTAATTATCAGAGCATGAAGAATCAGACGGAGACGGAAGTAAGCTATCTGCGGGACATGAAGTTGTCGCCGTATCCAATGATATCGAAAACGACGAAAGCGGATCTGAATATTCATTTATATGAAGTTCCTTCCGGAATTTTTTTGGAGTGCTTCTACCGGACGGATCTGTTCAAGCGGGAAACCGTTCAATACATCTTTGAGGAATATCGCAGATTGATCGAAGCCATTCCAGAGCAGGCCGGTATGACAATAGGGGAGTTGCCGGTATTCCGGCAGAAAGACATCCCGCGGGCAGGAGGCAGTGTTTCACCACCCGTCCGGTTCCAAGCCTTCCAATACAACGATCCGTCAGACCATCTGGTACAACGGTTCGAAAAGCAGGCCGCTGCATATCCGGACCATCCTGCTGTCAAATACCGTGAAGAATCATTGAATTACCGGCAGCTTAACGAACAAGCCAACCGGATCGCCCGTCGGATATGGGAGCTGAAAGGACAGGAGAGTGTAGAACAGCCGGTAGCCTTATTGTTCGGGAATACGATTGAAATGGTTGCGGCGCTGGCTGGGGCTATAAAAGCGGGGATTCCTTTTGTGCCGCTCGACCGCAGCGCTCCGGTGCAACGTCTGACCCATATGCTCAATGATGCGCAGGCAACTCTCATCCTCACTGATTCTGAGAATGAGTCCGCTGCCCGTGAACTGGCGGAAAGAGCCAATACAAAAGTAACGATTGTCAATACAGCAGAGGGCTTGAGCGGTATCTCTGCGGAGAATCCCTCCATTTACCCGGAAGGTGATCAAACCGCCTTTATCCTGTATACGTCAGGCTCCTCGGGATTACCGAAGGGGGTAGTCCAATCGTACAGAAACATCACCTATTACATTGCCCAGTTTACGCATTCCTTAGCGGTCAATCATCAAGACCGGATAGCCCTGTTAACCACCTACAGCCATGCCATCGGCATTCTGGATATATGGGCAAGCTTGTTGAACGGGGCAACGCTGCATTTATGTGATCTAAAACTGGACGCGAGTATACAGAGATTCAGCAGCTGGTTGAACTCCGAAGGGATTACCATCTATCATTCCGTTCCATCCGTCTTCCGGTTCCTAATGAAGAATTTGCCCGAAGATGTCAAGCTTCCTTCGCTCCGCATGATTTTATTGGGCGGAGAAGTGGTTACCAGAGCGGATTTTGAGCTGTACAAGAAGAACTGCGCCGAACACTGCTTGTTTGTTAACTTTCTGGGATGTTCCGAATTGATGGTGATTTCCTTTTACATGCTGGATAAGGAAAGTGAAGTGAATCATGCAAAGCTTCCGGCCGGGTACGCAGTCCATGGCATTGACGTGCGAATTGTCAATGATAATGGCAGGGAGGCCGGGATTTTTGAAATCGGGCAGCTTGTTTATCTCAGCGAATATCTTTCTCCGGGTTATTGGAAGCAGGCCGGGGCTACGGAGAGGGGGGGTGCTTCCGCTCCAGACACCGGAGCGAGGCTGTATCGAAGCGGAGACTATGGCCGGCTGCTGCCAAACGGCTGCCTGGAATATCATGGGAGAAATGATACTCAACTGAAGATTAGGGGTTACAGAGTTGATCTGAACGAAATCGAAAGCACACTTGATCACATTCCTTTTATTCAGCAGAGCATTGTCACAGCGATCATGGATCAAGAGGGCGAGCAGGCAATTGCCGCCTATTATGTTTTGAAGGAACCGGCTGCAGAAAAGGAAATTATCCGGGTGCTGCGGGAACAATTGCCGGCGTATCTGATTCCCCGTTATTGGATAGAACTGAAGTCCTTCCCCATGATTGGTCCGAATAAAGTGGACCGCAATGCCTTGCCGGCGCTGGATGCCATTCAGTCAGAGGGCCTCCGGGATGAATATGTGCCTCCCCGCAATGAGATGGAGAACATGCTGGCCAGACTGTGGGGAGAAGTGCTGGGCGTACAGCACATAGGGGCAGATGACGGATTTTTTGACATCGGCGGCCATTCCCTGCTGCTCATGCAGGTCCAGAACAATCTGGAGAAGGAGCTTAAGATAACCATTGAGATGGCTGATCTTTTCAAATATCCTACTATAAGTTCGTTAGCCGCGTTTTTAAAAGACAACCATAGTCACAATGATTACCTGAACCATAGCAAGCAACGCGGAGAGTTGAGAAGAAGCCTGATGGGAAACCGCAGAAAAGGGGAGCTGAACAATGAATAA
- a CDS encoding HAD family hydrolase, translating to MNNAVVFDFDGVIIDSLEVQRKAFFESFRLVSEGPLPSFEEFLGHSGDSIPNIFTKMGLSLGMTEHYRRIARENIHLIQMIDGMEELLRYIKDTGWLCGLCTGKDRSRTLQTLEEHGLIGYFDAVVCSDDVTHPKPHPESLLCTIGQLHTTVDHSVFVGDGKNDIICAREAKMRSIAVAWGHNPVEILQQEAPGYIAYNVEELRQELQTLFLHTEVSL from the coding sequence ATGAATAACGCTGTAGTGTTTGACTTTGATGGAGTAATTATTGATTCACTGGAAGTACAGCGCAAAGCCTTTTTCGAGAGCTTTCGCCTGGTTTCCGAGGGTCCGCTCCCTTCTTTTGAGGAATTCCTTGGGCACAGCGGGGATTCCATACCGAACATTTTTACCAAGATGGGCCTGTCGCTTGGCATGACCGAGCATTACCGGAGGATTGCCAGAGAAAACATTCATCTGATCCAAATGATAGACGGCATGGAGGAACTGCTTCGGTACATCAAGGATACAGGCTGGCTCTGCGGCCTTTGCACGGGAAAGGACCGCTCCCGGACTCTGCAAACACTGGAGGAACATGGACTGATCGGCTATTTTGATGCCGTGGTTTGTTCCGATGATGTCACCCATCCCAAACCGCACCCGGAAAGCCTGCTGTGTACCATAGGCCAATTGCATACGACGGTGGATCATTCAGTTTTTGTAGGCGATGGAAAAAACGATATCATTTGTGCGCGTGAGGCGAAGATGAGAAGCATTGCCGTCGCCTGGGGACATAATCCGGTAGAAATTCTCCAGCAGGAAGCCCCCGGTTATATCGCATATAACGTGGAGGAACTGCGCCAGGAGCTGCAGACTCTTTTTCTGCACACTGAAGTTTCATTATAA